Genomic window (Drosophila ananassae strain 14024-0371.13 chromosome 3L, ASM1763931v2, whole genome shotgun sequence):
GACATAATTGACGACTTCCTGACAAAACATCCCAATGAAGGCCACTACGAAGAGTCTTACTCATGGCATGAGCCCTGCTTGGCAAGGAGCAGGAGCAAGTGCAGCGTGGATCGTCGACTCGAGTACTGGAAAAACATGCTCATCCAGAGAAGAGCCCTGCAGGAGAGACTGCGAAGCCAGACGGGCAGGGGACCAGCCCAAATGCTTCACAATCGTCCTCAAGGTCCTGAAGATTTTCTGGAGATAGTGGGCGTACCGCAAGGAACACCTGGCAGCGCTATGAGAGAGAAAGATGAAGTACGTTTTTCAGATCGTGGTAAATACCTCCATCCAAAAAATTTTAGCATCAATGGGTTTTAAGGGACTTCTCTTCACATTTACTCAGATGCCATATGCGGCTGCGTTCCCGGCCTGTCAAGTCCCAGCCAAGTCTTCCAGGGCTTCAGTGACCTGGACTTGGGACTCGACAGCAGCAGTTCCGTATCCAAGACTGAGTCTATCCTCCTTCAGCAGCGGTCCGGATCCAGGGTAGGAGTAGGAGAATCTCTCTCCCTTAAGTGCGTAGACGCCAGCCCAGACCTATGCATTCGCATCAATGGGATAGCCTACAAGCCGGGCACGCCGGAGTTCTCGCCGACCGTGGAGCGCACCTTCACCTGCCATCCTTTCCAGCGCCACGTCCGCATGGTAGTCCGTATCGAGAACAGTGGTCGGTCGCTCCTGCAATGCTGCTGGCAGCGTGTCAACTTTTTCTCAAACAATAGGACGCTTCTCCGGGACGGTTCCAACAACTTTCTGTTCGACACTCAAGCCTTCCAACTCCGTACCGGCGAATCCCGCGACGTGACGATGCTCTACCAGCCGCGCACAGTGTCCATTGTAAAGATGCGATGGCTGCTTTACACCCGACCTCGTATTTTCTTCCGCCGACCCTACGGTCTTACTCTAAATATCCACGGACGTTGCACCCCGCCCAAGGAGTATCTGGAGCGGCTGATGGTAGAGAATACCCGTGCCCGGCTCTTGCAGTTGGAGTCAAGTGGATCTGACGATGAGGAGATGGATGAGGAAGAGGAGAAGGGCAAGTCTTTGATCTGCCCGTATTTCCGGGAGATGGAGGAACGGGAGGTATTCAACATTCTCAATCGGAGCTATATCTGCCATACCTATGAAGATCTGGAAAGGCTCCATGCCATTTTCGAAAAGATGAATAAATCGTCTACTTGTTGGGACCTCAGCGTACAAAGTCTCATGCACCTCGTACTCACTGTGCCAGATCTTGAGGCGCGTATCCAATTATCCGAGGAACTAACTACCCTGCTGAATGGATTGAGGAATCCTTCGGGACCATCGCTTTCCATTTCAGACTCCCCGCGGCTTCTCCAGAAGCGGGGCACTTCGGAGCTTTTCTACGTCCGTGGACTTATCGTTAGTCGCCTAGACGAATGGGAGCAGCTGGCGATGGAGCTGGAGGGAAAACCAATCGATCGCAAGTACTTCATCAAATGCATATACACGTTGTTGTACGGAACGATTGGCAACACCGTGGAAGATATAGTGTCCATAATCGAGTCGATGGTTGAATCTAGTGAATTCTAGTGACCGTTCAGGTTTCAcccattaaatatttatttatatattattttatagttCTGGGTATGATTTCTAATGAATTCCATTTTAAGTTATATCGTCATTGGTCTGAGAATAATCAATTATACATACAAGTCCTTGTCAAGACAGTTTAGTTCCCAAAATAATTATTCtcaattatatttttcttacaaaaaaaaaaaaaaaaaactaaaacaaacaTAGTTTTCGCCGAGCGAGcaagcaaaaataaaataaatacgaaACTAATATACAAGATGAGTATACAGAGGCGGGGCCACATTAGGGCTTCTGAGCAAGTGCCCATGTCGCGGCATCGCTCCTGGCTGTACTCCTTCATGAATTCGGTGGAGACGAATCGTTACCAGGAGTCGCACAGGAATGTGCTGGAGTTGGGGTCCACTTCCACGTTGGAGGATTTGGCACGGGCCACCGTCCTCAGAGAATTGACGACGCGGGACGCCAAGGCGATGGTGACCGACATCCTGAAGGAATACTTTGATAAAGATAAAGGCCACGCCTCGGTTTCCTCCTCGGAGTGCTCGCTGCAGGACAACCTGTGCGAGTCCCTGAACATGGATCCCCGCCTCAAGCTATGGTACGACACTCTCCAGGACCGCGCCATCGTCCAGGCGAAAATTCAGCGAAAGCTGGGTCGCCGACCCGACGAGATGCTGATCAATCTGCCCACCACAGTGGGCGCCCGGGACAAGGGCACTGTGAACCGGATCCTTGATCTCGCCAATCGCATGAACCCCACAGCGTTGGCGCAAAGGAAGCCCGTCGAGACCCCCGCGCAGCCCGACGCACAGCAGTGCCTGCCGCCGCTGCAGGAGACGCTGCCGCGCGCCGAGCAGCTCGGGAAAGTACGGCCCGAGATCAGTGCCCTGACCAAGTCCACCAAGGAGGAGATCATGGGCAAGACGATTCACCCCAAGAAGAATCCCGCCCAGTGGCATAAATCGAAGGTAGGCATGAGGTAGACCAAATTGTTTTGATCGGATTATTTTAGCCCTGAACCCAAGGTCCTGGATGCGCGGATCGAGCGCCAGAGCGAGGACATCAAACGGATAATCGACCACTTTCCGGAGCTGGAGAATCTGGAGGTGGTCGGCTCATGCATGCAGGAAGTAATATTCCGTAACGAAGCCCGCGGCAGTGATGAGGGGGATATCGAAAAGTTATCCATGTCTTCCATGTACACCATTAGCAGTACCAGCCAATCTCCAGTGTCTGAGGAGCAAAAAGAGCCAACGGACCTCCAGCCAACTTCGGAATTGGTTCATCCAATGAAAGGGGCCGCTGTCAAGATTAACGGTGTCCTCTACTACAACTCCGCCCGCCGATGCCCAACACCGGAGGTGGCGTCCCTGTCCTTTGAGTGCCACCCCTACCAGAACAAGGTCATGGACTTTCTGCGCATCGAGAACGTTGGTCGCTTGGTGATAACATGCCAATGGAACATGCAGGATCCGGGGAAGCGCATTAGCCAGGCTTTCGCGCCGGTGGTATCCCTAGACGCGTTCCTCATAGGAGAGATGGCCTTTACTGTTTTTCCGGGCGAGGTTCATGTCTGCCGAGTCCTGTACCGACCACGTGAGTGCCATTTGATA
Coding sequences:
- the LOC6495547 gene encoding uncharacterized protein LOC6495547, whose product is MNTSLANVLIGEDSANGGAHPGDLANDIIDDFLTKHPNEGHYEESYSWHEPCLARSRSKCSVDRRLEYWKNMLIQRRALQERLRSQTGRGPAQMLHNRPQGPEDFLEIVGVPQGTPGSAMREKDEVRFSDRDAICGCVPGLSSPSQVFQGFSDLDLGLDSSSSVSKTESILLQQRSGSRVGVGESLSLKCVDASPDLCIRINGIAYKPGTPEFSPTVERTFTCHPFQRHVRMVVRIENSGRSLLQCCWQRVNFFSNNRTLLRDGSNNFLFDTQAFQLRTGESRDVTMLYQPRTVSIVKMRWLLYTRPRIFFRRPYGLTLNIHGRCTPPKEYLERLMVENTRARLLQLESSGSDDEEMDEEEEKGKSLICPYFREMEEREVFNILNRSYICHTYEDLERLHAIFEKMNKSSTCWDLSVQSLMHLVLTVPDLEARIQLSEELTTLLNGLRNPSGPSLSISDSPRLLQKRGTSELFYVRGLIVSRLDEWEQLAMELEGKPIDRKYFIKCIYTLLYGTIGNTVEDIVSIIESMVESSEF
- the LOC6495548 gene encoding uncharacterized protein LOC6495548; translation: MSIQRRGHIRASEQVPMSRHRSWLYSFMNSVETNRYQESHRNVLELGSTSTLEDLARATVLRELTTRDAKAMVTDILKEYFDKDKGHASVSSSECSLQDNLCESLNMDPRLKLWYDTLQDRAIVQAKIQRKLGRRPDEMLINLPTTVGARDKGTVNRILDLANRMNPTALAQRKPVETPAQPDAQQCLPPLQETLPRAEQLGKVRPEISALTKSTKEEIMGKTIHPKKNPAQWHKSKVLDARIERQSEDIKRIIDHFPELENLEVVGSCMQEVIFRNEARGSDEGDIEKLSMSSMYTISSTSQSPVSEEQKEPTDLQPTSELVHPMKGAAVKINGVLYYNSARRCPTPEVASLSFECHPYQNKVMDFLRIENVGRLVITCQWNMQDPGKRISQAFAPVVSLDAFLIGEMAFTVFPGEVHVCRVLYRPRECHLIRLRYELRIFPNVLGTLRSCFVVRLIGKCVPSPVYTGKIIRQKEKVLSKSKKKMTDTLTQEQASLVPLLQPHEVVCPYERVFDEREVFNAENPGYRCERFDDLETLKALHQKLKKPREPAWDLRLETIREVILRQAQPSDRELYFGQLIMVEEAIKGGGAGPAGDGDMVSPARFGRNTERDRSRYIYVRGCIGNGIQEWEEMMASMELSALKLDITRFQAKRLEAEENGEDEDEDDPPELKPWMQKLRREDPALYLLKKLRSRKTYRDSLYIQTYSHLCDLAETVVSVIESTQYV